A window of the Parabacteroides merdae ATCC 43184 genome harbors these coding sequences:
- a CDS encoding lipopolysaccharide biosynthesis protein encodes MAGGMKRLAGETAIYGVSSIVGKFLNWMLVPMYTRVLATESDFGIVTNLYAWTALLMVILTYGMETGFFRFMNKKEIKLPMRVYATTLFSLAFTSVLFMVFVFSALTPVSNFLGYGAHPEYIGMMAGIVAVDAFCCIPFAFLRYQGKAVRFAAIKLLNIFLNIVLVIFFLIACPWLYECAPRLIGWFYVPGYQVEYIFVSNVVTSVVTFLLLVPDMIPGLREKASFVLLKQMLRYSFPILVLGIAGIFNQTADKILFPFLFEDKDYAATQLGIYGACFKVAVVMVMFIQAFRYAYEPFIFAKNKDDDNTKAYSEAMKYFIIFSLIIFLGVMYYLDILKYFVDAKYYPGLRVVPIVMLGELFFGIYFNLSFWYKLIDQTQWGAYFSTIGCVVTVLMIVLLAPVYGYMACAWASFASNLLMMILSYAIGQKKFPIQYDIRSAVIYGILAVLFYAAGMLPRIDSEILRLGYRTVLLLIFLAIIIRRDLPLSELPYIGKRFASKKN; translated from the coding sequence ATGGCAGGAGGAATGAAGCGTCTCGCAGGAGAGACCGCAATTTATGGTGTCAGCAGCATTGTCGGGAAATTCCTGAACTGGATGCTGGTTCCGATGTACACGCGTGTATTGGCTACCGAGAGCGATTTCGGGATTGTGACGAATCTGTATGCCTGGACAGCCTTGTTGATGGTGATATTGACGTATGGGATGGAGACCGGCTTTTTCCGGTTTATGAACAAGAAGGAGATCAAGCTCCCGATGCGGGTATATGCGACGACGTTGTTCAGTCTGGCATTCACTTCCGTCCTGTTTATGGTGTTTGTGTTCAGTGCGCTGACGCCGGTCAGTAACTTTCTGGGATATGGTGCGCACCCTGAATATATTGGGATGATGGCGGGGATTGTGGCGGTGGATGCCTTCTGTTGTATTCCGTTTGCTTTCCTCCGGTATCAGGGGAAGGCGGTTCGCTTTGCGGCGATCAAGCTGCTGAATATATTCCTGAATATCGTATTGGTAATATTCTTCCTGATCGCTTGCCCGTGGCTGTATGAATGTGCGCCGAGGTTGATAGGCTGGTTTTATGTGCCCGGCTATCAGGTGGAGTATATCTTTGTCAGCAATGTGGTTACTTCGGTGGTGACATTCTTGCTTTTGGTGCCGGATATGATACCCGGGTTGCGCGAGAAAGCCAGTTTCGTGTTGTTGAAACAGATGTTGAGATACTCGTTCCCGATCTTGGTCTTAGGGATTGCCGGGATTTTCAATCAGACGGCGGATAAGATTCTGTTCCCTTTCCTGTTCGAAGATAAGGATTATGCAGCTACCCAGTTGGGGATTTATGGAGCCTGCTTCAAGGTGGCGGTGGTGATGGTGATGTTTATCCAGGCATTCCGGTATGCCTACGAACCTTTTATTTTTGCCAAGAATAAGGATGACGATAATACGAAAGCATATTCGGAGGCAATGAAGTATTTCATTATCTTTTCGTTGATTATCTTCTTGGGCGTGATGTATTATCTGGATATTCTGAAATATTTTGTGGACGCCAAGTATTATCCGGGATTGCGTGTCGTGCCGATCGTGATGCTGGGCGAACTGTTCTTCGGGATCTATTTTAACCTGTCGTTCTGGTATAAGTTGATCGACCAGACGCAATGGGGAGCCTACTTCTCGACGATCGGCTGCGTGGTGACCGTGTTGATGATCGTGTTGCTGGCGCCGGTTTACGGTTATATGGCGTGTGCTTGGGCTTCGTTTGCCAGCAACCTGTTGATGATGATTCTTTCTTATGCGATCGGGCAGAAGAAGTTCCCGATTCAATACGATATAAGATCAGCCGTTATTTACGGCATATTAGCGGTTTTATTCTATGCAGCTGGGATGTTGCCCCGGATCGATTCGGAAATCCTTCGCTTGGGCTATCGCACGGTTCTACTCCTGATTTTCCTGGCAATCATCATTAGACGCGATCTTCCGTTAAGCGAATTGCCTTATATCGGGAAAAGGTTTGCATCTAAGAAAAACTGA
- a CDS encoding sensor histidine kinase, which translates to MKYYILLIYLLAFSLATEGNTAVKDSLSEALPSASSPLQKLEIMTNLMDLSRQEEQVEYAKQLYWLALEEDEDYYKEAALTEILRFYVNTDAKDSAKVYLAEAERELKGKARDFLVTYMKTIMDVRVVYYTKGEDRMKLIEKYKLRLETEKDMPVLDKISNYYLLGMANSNRVDPKNQDAIYKEVCYYMNNLIELSDNIPLRYSYLFRLNTLNILSLMEATPENRVKASLRYLNMQKEYADTKEMKKRPYTSKRHLLNAYSTLATAAETVGKDMATHYFNYFIDLNRKYPEDAAFSAEYDRYFTSLNYYKSIRDFQKAADYNDSVIYYFRHGDFQFDLTENIVLTLKDKIDCLDSLHRYKDAYEAYKEYSVLLDSARTRSMEKKVEDLEIKKHVDELVVEKKALEIDLQKSRSQLYLFLALLILSICFGIFIFFRLGKIKSLYKELQESNRLVIIASEKAQESERMKNAFIKNMCHEVRTPLNAINGFAELITSDGISPEEKKEFSKIIYTNCHNITSMMNDVLVIAQLDSSNEVLPLEPVHIGLLCHHEMNKLKKLQQKPDIHYQVEGDKSNDLIYSDPNHFGIIISHLLSNANKFTNQGSITLSYRPEEEGRIMCICVTDTGCGIPADKSEWIFERFTKNDDFIPGSGLGLYLCRLITQRLNGSLKLDTCYTGGARFILRLPINPYK; encoded by the coding sequence ATGAAATACTACATTCTCCTGATATACTTACTCGCTTTTTCCCTCGCTACGGAGGGAAATACAGCAGTAAAAGATTCACTGTCGGAAGCCTTGCCGTCAGCCTCTTCTCCTCTGCAAAAACTGGAAATCATGACTAATCTGATGGATCTTTCCCGACAGGAAGAACAGGTGGAATATGCCAAACAGCTCTATTGGCTCGCACTTGAAGAAGACGAAGACTATTATAAGGAAGCGGCCCTGACCGAAATCTTGCGCTTTTACGTGAATACCGATGCCAAAGACAGCGCAAAGGTGTATCTCGCCGAAGCCGAAAGGGAGCTGAAAGGGAAAGCACGCGATTTCCTCGTCACGTATATGAAAACGATCATGGATGTCCGTGTTGTCTATTACACCAAAGGCGAAGACCGGATGAAACTGATTGAAAAATACAAACTCCGCCTCGAAACGGAAAAAGACATGCCGGTTCTTGACAAAATATCGAACTATTATCTCCTCGGTATGGCGAACAGCAACCGGGTCGATCCGAAAAACCAGGATGCTATCTATAAAGAGGTATGTTATTACATGAACAACCTGATCGAACTGTCGGACAACATCCCGCTCCGCTATTCGTATCTGTTCCGCCTGAATACGCTCAACATACTAAGCCTTATGGAAGCGACTCCCGAAAATCGGGTGAAAGCCTCCCTCCGCTACTTGAACATGCAAAAGGAATATGCTGACACAAAAGAGATGAAGAAGCGCCCGTACACAAGCAAACGGCATCTGCTGAACGCCTACTCTACTTTGGCTACCGCAGCAGAAACAGTCGGGAAAGATATGGCAACCCACTATTTCAACTACTTCATCGACTTGAACAGGAAATATCCTGAAGATGCTGCATTCTCCGCTGAATATGACCGTTATTTCACTTCGCTCAACTATTATAAGTCAATACGGGATTTCCAGAAAGCCGCAGATTACAACGATTCGGTCATCTATTATTTCCGCCACGGCGATTTCCAGTTCGACCTGACCGAAAACATCGTCCTGACACTAAAAGACAAAATCGACTGTCTCGACAGTCTGCACAGATACAAAGATGCCTACGAAGCCTACAAGGAATATTCCGTACTCCTGGATTCCGCACGCACACGAAGCATGGAAAAAAAAGTCGAAGACCTGGAGATCAAAAAGCATGTGGACGAGCTGGTGGTCGAGAAAAAGGCACTGGAAATAGACCTGCAAAAGAGCCGGAGCCAGTTATATCTATTCCTCGCGTTGCTCATTCTTTCGATCTGCTTCGGAATCTTCATATTCTTCCGCCTAGGAAAGATCAAATCGCTATACAAGGAATTGCAGGAATCGAACCGGCTGGTCATTATCGCCAGTGAAAAGGCACAGGAAAGCGAACGGATGAAGAACGCCTTTATCAAGAATATGTGCCACGAAGTGCGCACGCCGCTAAATGCGATCAATGGCTTTGCCGAACTGATCACCAGCGACGGTATAAGCCCGGAAGAGAAAAAAGAATTCAGCAAGATCATCTATACGAACTGCCACAACATCACCTCCATGATGAACGATGTGCTGGTAATCGCCCAACTGGACAGCAGCAACGAGGTCCTCCCGCTGGAACCGGTCCACATCGGCCTGCTCTGTCACCACGAGATGAACAAATTGAAAAAGTTACAGCAGAAGCCGGATATCCATTACCAGGTCGAAGGTGACAAAAGCAACGACCTGATCTATTCGGACCCGAATCATTTCGGCATTATCATCTCCCATCTGCTGAGCAACGCGAACAAGTTCACGAATCAGGGAAGCATCACGCTCTCCTACCGGCCCGAAGAAGAAGGAAGGATTATGTGTATCTGCGTTACCGACACAGGATGCGGAATTCCGGCAGACAAGAGCGAATGGATTTTCGAACGTTTCACCAAGAACGACGACTTTATCCCCGGTTCGGGCCTCGGCCTCTACCTCTGCCGCCTCATCACCCAACGCCTCAACGGTTCCCTCAAACTGGATACCTGTTACACCGGGGGAGCCCGGTTCATTTTACGGCTTCCAATTAATCCCTACAAATAG
- a CDS encoding S46 family peptidase: MKKLWAVLLLLVASGQVFADEGMWVLKELNKQNLERMKELGFTPSYEQLYSETDPCVANAVVIFGGGCSGITVSNEGLIFTNHHCGFGSIQQLSSVEHDYLKDGFVSQSKEEELPVPGLTVRYLRETVDVSDRINSQIASIKEEHLRLAAADSIGQAMADSVGNTEFQAADVVPFYNNNKYFLIVYDVFNDVRMVFAPPSSVGKFGGDTDNWMWPRHTGDFSVFRVYAGADNKPAAYSKDNKPYQPKYVAEVSLQGYQDKDYAMTIGFPGSTDRYLCSWGVQQRIEDSNKPRIEVRGIKQAIWKDAMLKSDEVRIKYASKYAGSSNYWKNSIGMNKGLANLKVIDRKREEEAAFAAWVAQDAKRKEVYGDVLNLLEKGYTSSSEYKKISTYLGEAFLSGAEIVKLARMIQSVDVKGSTPEEIDIFLEDNIKSFFKDYDASLDRKVLAAMMKIVKERVPAENLPDIYKKVDKKYKGDYEKYAADVFKKTSILSYDNIASMLKDPKKYAKLKKDPAAELSLSVLISLFELQQLTGDSYYDIAKGERLYFAGLKEMHSEKAFASDANFTMRVSYGSIGGYRPYDAAWYDYYTTQKGIFEKENPESDEFWVQPEILNLIRSKDFGQYANKDGELQLCFLSNNDITGGNSGSPVFDKNARLIGLAFDGNWEAMSGDIAFEPDLQRTISVDIRYVLYMIDKWGKCPRLIEELKLVK; the protein is encoded by the coding sequence ATGAAGAAGTTGTGGGCAGTGTTACTGCTTCTCGTTGCTTCAGGCCAAGTGTTTGCCGATGAGGGCATGTGGGTACTGAAAGAGTTGAATAAACAAAACCTGGAGAGGATGAAGGAGTTGGGATTTACTCCGTCTTACGAACAATTGTACAGTGAAACTGACCCGTGTGTAGCCAATGCCGTGGTGATCTTCGGAGGAGGATGTAGCGGTATCACCGTCTCTAATGAAGGACTGATTTTCACCAACCACCATTGTGGTTTCGGTTCGATCCAGCAGTTAAGCAGTGTGGAACACGACTACCTGAAAGACGGTTTTGTTTCCCAGAGTAAGGAAGAAGAGTTGCCGGTTCCGGGCCTGACGGTCCGCTACCTGCGTGAGACGGTGGATGTGAGCGATCGCATTAATTCACAGATAGCTTCGATCAAGGAAGAGCACCTGCGTCTGGCCGCAGCCGACTCGATCGGGCAGGCGATGGCCGATTCTGTAGGAAACACGGAGTTCCAGGCTGCCGATGTCGTGCCTTTCTACAATAATAATAAGTATTTCCTGATCGTCTATGATGTCTTCAATGATGTCCGCATGGTATTCGCTCCGCCCAGTTCGGTCGGAAAATTCGGCGGCGATACGGACAACTGGATGTGGCCGCGCCATACGGGCGACTTCTCCGTGTTCCGCGTATATGCCGGAGCCGACAACAAGCCGGCTGCCTACAGCAAGGATAATAAGCCATACCAGCCTAAATACGTGGCTGAAGTGTCATTGCAAGGTTATCAGGACAAGGATTATGCGATGACGATCGGTTTCCCCGGCAGCACGGACCGCTACCTCTGTTCATGGGGTGTGCAGCAGCGTATCGAGGATAGCAACAAGCCTCGCATCGAAGTGCGTGGCATCAAGCAGGCGATTTGGAAAGACGCGATGTTGAAGAGCGACGAGGTGCGCATCAAATATGCTTCCAAATATGCCGGCAGCTCCAACTACTGGAAAAACTCGATCGGCATGAACAAGGGGCTGGCCAACCTGAAAGTGATCGACCGTAAACGCGAAGAGGAAGCCGCTTTTGCCGCTTGGGTGGCACAGGATGCAAAGCGTAAAGAGGTGTACGGCGACGTCCTGAACCTGTTGGAAAAGGGATATACTTCTTCCAGTGAATATAAGAAGATCTCCACCTACCTGGGCGAAGCGTTCCTGAGCGGCGCCGAGATCGTGAAGCTGGCGCGCATGATCCAGAGCGTGGATGTGAAAGGTTCTACCCCTGAAGAAATCGATATCTTCCTCGAAGACAATATCAAGTCTTTCTTCAAGGATTATGACGCAAGCCTTGACCGGAAGGTGCTGGCGGCTATGATGAAGATCGTAAAGGAACGGGTTCCGGCAGAGAATCTTCCGGATATCTACAAGAAGGTGGACAAAAAGTATAAAGGCGATTATGAAAAGTATGCCGCCGATGTATTCAAGAAGACATCCATCCTGTCTTACGACAATATCGCCTCCATGCTGAAGGACCCGAAGAAATATGCGAAACTGAAGAAGGACCCGGCTGCCGAGTTGAGCCTGTCCGTCCTCATCTCCCTTTTCGAATTGCAACAGCTCACGGGTGATTCTTATTACGATATCGCTAAGGGCGAACGCCTCTATTTTGCCGGCCTGAAAGAGATGCACTCGGAGAAGGCTTTCGCTTCGGACGCCAACTTTACGATGCGTGTGAGCTACGGTTCCATTGGCGGCTACCGTCCGTACGATGCTGCCTGGTATGATTACTATACGACCCAGAAGGGGATCTTCGAAAAGGAAAACCCCGAAAGCGACGAGTTCTGGGTGCAACCCGAAATCCTCAACTTGATCCGTAGCAAGGACTTCGGCCAGTATGCCAACAAGGACGGCGAATTGCAGCTTTGCTTCCTCTCGAACAACGACATCACAGGCGGTAACTCCGGCAGCCCGGTGTTCGACAAGAACGCCCGCCTGATAGGCCTCGCCTTCGATGGTAACTGGGAAGCGATGAGCGGCGACATCGCCTTCGAACCGGATTTGCAGCGCACGATCAGCGTCGACATACGCTATGTGCTCTACATGATCGACAAGTGGGGGAAATGCCCGCGGTTGATCGAGGAATTGAAATTGGTGAAATAA
- a CDS encoding TonB-dependent receptor gives MGELQLGDIVLIEESNKLDEVVVTGRQITRTTDKVLYFPSKEQLRHASDGYKALALMMIPTLDVDPFTKKVSTIQGETLLLINGREASSDEIRNLNPKDILRIDFYDQHHPEYPNANSVVDYILEHHDRGGMVAMNGQQHLNKGNGSYGATGQIFNKKSEFIVSVSDSYNNYTPKRGYETSTYLKSTKETIVNEASSLPSPQNSNSINSYFNYLYHDKHNQLYTTLVLNQEKSDEDDLSMQTYSNDPVRYKVDDNSSSHNFNPALRIEYTGSLKHEQYIRFRLSGNYNQNKYDRQYEALQNDKITLAYNTHAKENNYRVIPQLMYRKTVRKSDVLFVLLNYDHTYAHTQYEIDGQLSDDYQTKGEGRLTLGYAFRLKNKLKMTVQWADQLTYIDNKKESSLQHFFSPGLFMTYMINENNSIRFTTALESGDLGLQYRSLTEQRIDKYQIRRGNPEIKVLKFYLTGLTYSLNTPVFNLTYHTSFEVTTDVPYERVSYDESRNLFIHDYAIAKSGFDLVTGPRMKLNVIPGKLTFDLAGYYKKRVIHAWRKLDVNCFYASAKLLFIYKNFMASGQLITPQKNYDDVGVFYRTPLIYNFNVGYNLNNWNFELGTRNPFSTFVKKREYISDIYSSYSRNYGPKINDHVFYVNVSYRFNWGKKHTFKQIEIEKTRNSAILKANE, from the coding sequence TTGGGTGAATTGCAGTTAGGTGATATTGTTTTGATAGAAGAAAGTAATAAGCTGGATGAGGTTGTTGTCACTGGTCGACAAATAACGCGTACTACTGATAAGGTCTTGTATTTTCCTTCCAAAGAACAGTTACGTCATGCATCGGATGGTTATAAAGCATTGGCGTTAATGATGATACCGACATTGGATGTCGATCCGTTTACAAAAAAGGTATCGACTATTCAAGGAGAAACATTGCTCCTCATCAATGGACGGGAAGCTTCGAGCGATGAGATCCGAAACCTGAATCCCAAAGATATTCTCCGTATTGATTTTTATGATCAACATCATCCTGAATATCCGAATGCGAATTCTGTTGTCGACTATATTTTAGAACATCATGATAGAGGAGGGATGGTCGCTATGAATGGGCAACAGCATTTGAATAAAGGAAACGGTAGTTATGGAGCTACAGGACAGATTTTTAACAAAAAGTCCGAGTTTATTGTTTCAGTTTCAGACAGCTATAATAATTATACTCCTAAACGTGGCTATGAAACTTCGACTTATTTAAAATCGACAAAGGAAACGATCGTGAATGAAGCTTCAAGTTTACCCTCTCCTCAAAATAGTAATAGTATAAATAGCTATTTTAATTATCTTTACCATGATAAGCACAATCAACTTTATACAACTTTAGTCTTGAATCAGGAAAAATCGGATGAGGATGATTTAAGTATGCAAACGTACAGCAATGACCCGGTCCGGTATAAAGTGGATGACAATTCTTCTTCTCATAATTTTAATCCTGCTTTGAGGATAGAATATACCGGGAGTCTAAAACACGAACAGTATATACGTTTCCGTTTAAGTGGAAATTACAATCAGAATAAGTATGACAGACAGTATGAGGCTTTACAAAATGACAAAATTACTTTAGCTTATAATACACATGCAAAAGAAAATAATTATAGGGTAATTCCTCAACTGATGTATAGGAAAACTGTACGAAAAAGCGATGTTCTCTTTGTCCTGTTGAACTATGACCATACTTATGCCCATACTCAATATGAAATCGATGGACAGCTTTCGGATGATTACCAAACAAAGGGAGAAGGGAGGTTGACATTAGGATATGCTTTTCGGTTAAAAAATAAATTGAAAATGACTGTTCAATGGGCCGATCAGTTGACTTATATCGATAATAAGAAAGAATCTTCTTTACAACATTTTTTCAGTCCCGGACTTTTTATGACTTATATGATTAATGAGAATAATTCGATACGTTTTACCACGGCTCTTGAATCGGGTGATCTTGGGTTGCAATATCGTTCTTTAACAGAGCAAAGAATTGATAAATATCAGATACGCAGAGGTAATCCAGAGATAAAGGTATTGAAATTTTATTTGACGGGTTTGACTTATTCTTTAAATACGCCTGTTTTCAATCTTACTTATCATACTTCGTTTGAAGTGACGACAGATGTCCCTTATGAACGAGTATCTTATGATGAAAGCCGGAATTTGTTTATACATGATTATGCCATAGCTAAATCCGGATTTGATTTAGTGACAGGTCCAAGAATGAAGCTAAATGTCATACCTGGAAAATTGACATTCGATTTGGCCGGATATTATAAAAAACGAGTTATACATGCATGGAGAAAATTAGATGTCAATTGTTTTTATGCTTCAGCTAAATTGTTGTTTATATATAAAAATTTCATGGCTTCCGGACAACTCATAACTCCCCAAAAGAATTATGATGATGTCGGAGTTTTCTATCGTACTCCACTTATCTACAATTTTAACGTAGGATATAATCTTAATAATTGGAATTTTGAATTAGGAACACGTAATCCATTTTCTACTTTTGTAAAAAAGAGAGAGTATATTTCGGATATCTATAGCTCATATTCCCGGAATTATGGTCCGAAAATAAACGATCATGTATTTTATGTGAATGTGAGTTATCGGTTCAACTGGGGTAAAAAGCATACATTTAAGCAAATAGAAATAGAGAAGACAAGAAACTCCGCCATATTGAAAGCAAATGAATAA
- a CDS encoding TIGR00341 family protein: MEKGLLHKQIRDFFVRNFDVRQEKEDELETIESIRKGIEFKGTNLWVLIFATFVASLGLNTNSTAVIIGAMLISPLMGPIMGFGLGLGISDFDLIKRSFRNFATATVFSVITSTLFFLISPISEAQSELLARTQPTVYDVLIAFFGGLAGIVASSTKSKGNVIPGVAIATALMPPLCTAGFGLASGNLYYFFGAFYLYFINTVFISLATYVVVRLLKYPKKVFLNKQREKIVTRYVGVIVFFTIVPSLFLSYNLIRASYFNDRVRTFVADELSFPNTQILSKTVTDTSDKKEVKVVLIGETVPETMIANARAKMPKYGLKNVGLVVQQGFGQEATDINELKSLLMQDLYKNSEEVLRAQSLQIDSLKRDLNKYHSYNHLTSELMPEMKVLFPYIKEVSCAHTYLMDMDSIKPDTVLLVYLKSKEKVREAEQEKIKKWLAARVEQKKIKLIIE, from the coding sequence ATGGAAAAAGGATTGTTGCACAAGCAGATTAGGGACTTCTTTGTCCGTAATTTCGATGTCCGTCAGGAAAAAGAGGATGAACTCGAAACGATCGAGTCTATCCGGAAAGGCATAGAGTTTAAAGGGACGAACCTTTGGGTTCTGATCTTTGCGACCTTTGTCGCCTCGCTGGGTTTGAATACGAACTCGACGGCGGTGATTATCGGTGCGATGTTGATCTCCCCGCTGATGGGGCCTATCATGGGGTTCGGCCTGGGACTGGGAATCTCCGATTTCGACCTGATCAAGCGTTCCTTCCGTAATTTTGCCACGGCGACGGTATTCAGCGTCATCACTTCGACGCTCTTTTTCCTGATTTCCCCGATCAGCGAGGCGCAGAGCGAGTTGCTGGCTCGTACGCAGCCTACCGTTTATGACGTCTTGATCGCCTTCTTTGGCGGCCTGGCGGGGATCGTGGCGAGCTCGACCAAGAGCAAGGGGAATGTGATTCCCGGCGTGGCGATCGCTACGGCTTTGATGCCGCCGCTTTGTACGGCCGGATTCGGATTGGCGAGCGGTAACCTGTATTATTTCTTCGGTGCTTTCTATCTCTATTTTATCAATACGGTGTTTATCAGTCTGGCTACCTACGTGGTGGTCCGCCTGCTGAAATACCCGAAGAAGGTCTTTTTAAACAAACAGCGCGAGAAGATCGTGACGAGATATGTCGGGGTGATCGTTTTCTTTACCATCGTGCCGAGCCTTTTCCTGAGCTACAACCTGATCCGGGCCAGTTACTTCAATGACCGGGTGCGGACGTTTGTCGCGGATGAGTTGAGTTTCCCGAACACGCAGATATTGAGCAAGACGGTGACCGATACCAGCGATAAGAAAGAGGTGAAAGTAGTCCTGATCGGCGAGACCGTGCCGGAGACGATGATTGCGAACGCCCGTGCCAAGATGCCGAAATACGGCTTGAAAAACGTGGGCCTTGTCGTGCAGCAGGGTTTCGGGCAGGAAGCCACCGACATTAACGAGTTGAAAAGCCTGCTGATGCAGGACTTGTATAAGAATAGCGAAGAGGTTCTTCGGGCGCAGTCCCTCCAGATCGATTCGCTGAAACGCGACCTGAACAAATATCACAGTTACAATCATCTTACGTCCGAGCTGATGCCGGAAATGAAAGTCCTTTTCCCTTATATCAAGGAAGTCTCTTGTGCGCATACCTATCTGATGGATATGGATAGCATTAAACCCGATACCGTCCTGTTAGTCTACCTGAAAAGCAAAGAAAAAGTACGTGAGGCGGAACAGGAAAAGATCAAGAAATGGCTTGCCGCGCGTGTAGAACAAAAGAAAATCAAATTAATTATTGAATAA
- a CDS encoding tetratricopeptide repeat protein — protein sequence MQNIGECMRESGQLDSAYHYLDGALKLARQGGITSYTAYLLSSLGNIYTEKKLYEKALAYKKASLNYSEKRNTIYSCYYSIGKLYGNLHKLDSALLFAEMALASTDLYVECGANWLIYTLYVKKQDYKKACTYNERYLLLRDSIEQVYQPQKLAKVEALYNKERLISKQNQQMHTARSRQDFLLICFLCACLAIGIVYVIMFQIISKHKLRNKEIQKLLQKNESLLLSDKQEMEKKDIALQTIQKQLEENHLLIDSLTETIQTLENDNLSQLEIYKQQQEEANIEQSKLLKEKETILKQKEELISNKDILLRQKDTQLQSILEKNGKLEQRILLSIKEKEELERQRSVLSQELDANVKAQKQLSLDWESLRLQQEEQLRKEQEVAGELKQKSRMYEAWIQKLIHQDEFLLNLSDNRQQLYPLNFNKDVFYEHFSSVFPGFVEYLFIQYKLDERELLICCLVKLGVKTGKIATILNLAPDTITKQKAEIKEKYFNVSEKQSLDRFLEKLLW from the coding sequence ATGCAAAATATTGGAGAATGTATGCGTGAGTCTGGACAACTTGATAGTGCTTATCACTATTTAGATGGTGCTTTAAAGCTTGCTAGACAGGGAGGTATTACATCTTATACCGCTTATTTATTGTCCTCTTTGGGCAATATATATACAGAAAAAAAACTATATGAAAAGGCTTTGGCATACAAGAAAGCTTCTTTGAACTATTCAGAAAAGAGAAATACAATCTATTCTTGCTATTATTCTATCGGAAAATTATATGGAAATCTACATAAGTTGGATTCTGCATTGTTATTTGCAGAGATGGCTCTTGCGAGCACTGATTTATATGTGGAGTGTGGTGCTAACTGGCTAATATATACTTTATATGTAAAAAAGCAGGATTATAAGAAAGCATGTACATATAATGAACGTTACCTTTTACTCCGGGATTCAATCGAACAGGTATATCAACCTCAAAAATTGGCGAAAGTAGAAGCTTTATATAATAAAGAGCGTTTAATCAGCAAGCAAAACCAGCAAATGCATACAGCTCGTAGCAGGCAAGATTTCCTGCTTATCTGCTTTCTTTGTGCTTGTCTTGCAATAGGGATAGTCTATGTGATCATGTTCCAAATAATCAGTAAACATAAATTGAGAAATAAAGAAATACAGAAGCTATTGCAGAAAAATGAAAGTCTTTTGCTGAGCGATAAGCAGGAGATGGAGAAAAAAGACATCGCTTTGCAGACTATCCAGAAGCAATTGGAAGAGAACCATCTGTTAATAGACTCCTTGACTGAGACAATCCAGACATTGGAAAATGATAATTTATCTCAACTGGAAATATACAAACAGCAACAGGAAGAGGCTAATATCGAACAATCTAAACTTCTCAAAGAGAAAGAGACGATTCTTAAGCAAAAAGAGGAATTAATAAGCAATAAGGATATACTACTTAGACAGAAAGATACACAATTGCAGTCTATATTAGAAAAAAATGGAAAGTTAGAGCAACGTATTCTTCTTTCAATAAAAGAGAAAGAAGAATTGGAAAGACAAAGAAGTGTACTAAGCCAAGAACTGGATGCAAATGTAAAGGCGCAAAAACAACTGAGCCTGGATTGGGAGTCACTGCGGCTTCAGCAAGAAGAACAATTGCGAAAAGAACAAGAGGTAGCCGGTGAACTCAAACAAAAATCCAGGATGTATGAAGCATGGATACAAAAATTGATTCATCAAGATGAATTTTTGCTTAATCTATCCGATAATAGACAACAATTGTATCCTTTAAACTTTAATAAGGATGTGTTTTATGAGCATTTTTCTTCGGTATTTCCTGGATTTGTAGAATATTTGTTCATACAGTATAAATTGGATGAGCGAGAATTGTTAATCTGTTGTCTGGTTAAACTGGGGGTAAAAACTGGTAAAATTGCGACTATACTAAACTTAGCACCAGATACGATCACAAAACAGAAAGCCGAGATAAAAGAAAAATACTTTAATGTGTCTGAAAAGCAAAGTTTAGACCGATTTCTTGAAAAATTATTATGGTAA